From Arachis stenosperma cultivar V10309 chromosome 2, arast.V10309.gnm1.PFL2, whole genome shotgun sequence, one genomic window encodes:
- the LOC130960864 gene encoding fatty acyl-CoA reductase 3-like isoform X2, whose amino-acid sequence MEIGSVLQFLQDKTILVVGATGFLAKIFLEKVLRVQPNIKKVFLLLRAADAQSATHRLNNEILGTDLFNLLKEKLGANLKSFISEKLTVFPGDICYEDMGLKDSILKEEICNQVDVIVNLAATTNFDERYDIALDLNVIGVKHIINFAKQCIKLKVLVHISTAYVCGERDGLILETPYHFNDVPGLDIDAEKKIIRDKLDDLQKQGATDNEIKMAMKDLGITRAKVYGWPNTYVFTKAIAEMLVEQMKETISVVILRPAIVTSTFKEPFPGWVEGVRTIDSLGVAYGKGKLTCFLGNINEVVDVIPADMVVNAILVAMVAHAYHSSDAIYHVGSSVRNPVRYANLQDYAFGYFTAKPWINKDGTSVKVGQITVLTNMASFRRYMFIHYVFWLKGLELANIAFCRYFLRTYEELNRKIQIVMRLVELYRPYLFFNGIFDDMNTEKLRVAATQGGVETDLFCFDPKVISWDDYFMNTHFPGLVKYIFK is encoded by the exons atgGAGATTGGAAGTGTGCTCCAATTTCTTCAGGACAAGACCATTTTGGTTGTTGGAGCCACAGGCTTTCTAGCCAAAa TTTTTTTGGAGAAGGTATTGAGGGTTCAACCAAATATTAAGAAGGTTTTTCTTCTCTTGAGAGCCGCAGATGCCCAATCTGCCACTCATCGCTTGAACAATGAG ATCTTAGGGACGGACTTGTTTAATTTGCTAAAAGAAAAGCTAGGTGCAAATTTGAAGTCCTTTATATCTGAAAAGTTGACTGTGTTTCCTGGGGACATTTGTTATGAGGACATGGGTTTGAAGGATTCAATCCTAAAGGAAGAGATTTGCAACCAAGTTGATGTTATTGTTAATTTGGCTGCAACCACTAACTTTGATGAAAG ATACGACATAGCGTTGGATCTAAATGTTATTGGAGTTAAGCATATTATTAACTTTGCAAAACAATGTATTAAGCTGAAAGTACTAGTCCACATATCAACAG CTTATGTGTGTGGTGAGAGAGATGGGCTCATATTAGAAACCCCATATCACTTCAATGATGTACCTGGATTAGACATCGATgctgaaaagaaaattatacGTGACAAGTTAGATGACCTACAAAAGCAAGGAGCTACTGATAATGAAATCAAAATGGCCATGAAGGACTTAGGTATTACCAG GGCAAAGGTGTATGGTTGGCCAAATACGTACGTATTTACAAAAGCAATAGCtgaaatgcttgtagaacaaatgAAAGAAACTATTTCGGTTGTTATTTTGCGTCCTGCCATTGTTACAAGTACATTCAAAGAACCTTTTCCTGGCTGGGTTGAAGGTGTAAg AACAATTGATAGTTTAGGTGTTGCTTATGGGAAGGGAAAACTAACATGCTTCCTTGGAAACATCAATGAAGTTGTGGATGTG ATACCAGCAGACATGGTGGTGAATGCAATACTGGTGGCCATGGTGGCCCACGCATATCATTCAAGTGATGCCATATACCATGTGGGTTCCTCTGTTAGAAACCCTGTTAGATACGCTAATCTCCAAGACTATGCATTTGGGTATTTCACTGCAAAACCTTGGATAAACAAAGATGGAACATCTGTCAAGGTTGGCCAAATTACTGTCCTCACCAACATGGCTAGCTTCCGCAGATATATGTTCATTCACTACGTCTTTTGGTTGAAG GGACTTGAACTGGCCAATATAGCATTTTGCAGGTACTTCCTGCGAACATATGAAGAGCTGAATAGGAAGATCCAAATTGTGATGCGGTTGGTGGAGCTTTATAGGCCTTACTTGTTCTTCAATGGCAT ATTTGATGATATGAACACAGAGAAGCTGCGAGTGGCAGCAACACAAGGAGGGGTAGAGACAGATTTGTTTTGCTTCGATCCTAAAGTGATCAGTTGGGATGATTACTTTATGAACACTCATTTCCCAGGCCTCGTCAAGTACATTTTCAAGTGA
- the LOC130960864 gene encoding protein MAIN-LIKE 2-like isoform X1 yields the protein MTMSSYEALEAECLLQFGVAPRMSDCRSSCIKLTWLRDLKENLQLIDDISIQRYVRCHIMLLIGTILFGDKSGAGVHWKFLPLLRDFGSIGQYSWGAACLAHLYRALCRASRFNCKEIDGPLTLLLCWAWIRMPYLSPLPREPRSFPLANRWRNWERGDRRFRYLKLAHFRKSFDELQEGQFVWVAYAVDRVDPNIIPPEIYMQSVVWSATVPLVSFECVEWHATDRFRRQFGLVQGLPSQERNLEKAHGETLKGPKNLNWATEATHSKWVMHWSNRYNYILSELPMPSHDLLDSYMHWYRSKYGDHLNLSNLVGQDNEEGDQDMEECDQDLDEDNQDTDEGSQDMDADNQVEEPLSPHILPPTPIPQEQPQSSSHYVPQTQFPPSVPISQQYWGTSQFETGEGGSFSQLLGLMSADPGLPQYGQQPDLMAGRYSLDARYPGHTSSVASGGFVSVDSSRSDDGRRAFFSQNPNRVSMGLIEEDANALERETDAYLVDDPDDEEDQDDDETEEFDEDEESRNDGHARTPDETSKGYNLRIDPPRRSASRYTPSVFKKAAKKCKNLVKDVKWAMRK from the exons ATGACAATGAGCAGTTATGAAGCGTTGGAGGCGGAGTGTTTGCTTCAATTTGGAGTTGCACCGCGTATGTCTGACTGTAGATCTAGTTGCATAAAACTTACCTGGCTGCGtgatttaaaagaaaatttacaGTTGATTGATGATATCAGTATACAGAGGTATGTGAGGTGCCATATTATGTTGTTGATCGGGACGATCTTGTTTGGGGATAAGTCTGGGGCAGGGGTGCATTGGAAATTTCTACCCTTGCTACGTGATTTTGGTAGTATTGGTCAGTATAGTTGGGGAGCGGCATGCCTGGCACATCTCTACAGGGCATTATGCCGGGCATCCCGTTTTAACTGCAAGGAAATAGATGGTCCACTAACACTTCTACTCTGTTGGGCTTGGATCAGGATGCCGTACCTATCGCCGCTACCTAGGGAACCTCGAAGTTTTCCACTAGCAAACAG GTGGCGGAACTGGGAGCGTGGTGACCGACGATTTAGATACTTGAAGTTAGCTCACTTTAGGAAGTCATTTGATGAACTTCAGGAAGGGCAG TTTGTTTGGGTTGCTTATGCTGTGGATCGGGTGGATCCGAACATCATTCCTCCTGAAATCTACATGCAGTCGGTGGTTTGGAGTGCTACAGTTCCGTTGGTATCATTTGAATGTGTCGAGTGGCATGCTACCGATAGATTTAGGCGACAGTTTGGTTTGGTTCAGGGACTACCAAGTCAGGAGCGGAATCTAGAGAAGGCGCATGGAGAAACCCTGAAGGGTCCCAAGAATCTTAATTGGGCCACGGAAGCGACTCATTCAAAATGGGTGATGCATTGGTCAAACAGGTATAACTACATTCTATCTGAGCTTCCGATGCCTTCACATGATCTACTAGATAGTTACATGCATTGGTACCGATCAAAATATGGGGACCACTTGAACTTGTCAAATCTTGTGGGTCAAGATAATGAAGAAGGTGATCAAGATATGGAGGAATGTGATCAGGATTTGGATGAGGATAATCAGGATACCGATGAGGGTAGTCAGGATATGGATGCTGACAATCAAGTAGAAGAGCCACTTTCGCCGCATATATTACCTCCAACACCGATTCCACAAGAACAACCTCAGTCCTCAAGCCATTATGTACCTCAGACACAGTTCCCCCCATCAGTTCCAATCAGTCAACAATATTGGGGTACCTCACAATTTGAAACAGGAGAAGGAGGTTCCTTTAGCCAGTTGCTTGGGTTGATGTCTGCAGATCCTGGACTACCACAATATGGCCAACAGCCTGACCTCATGGCTGGTAGGTATTCATTGGATGCGAGGTATCCGGGCCATACATCATCGGTTGCTTCTGGGGGGTTTGTGTCGGTTGACTCTAGTAGGAGTGATGACGGACGCAGAGCTTTTTTTAGTCAGAATCCTAACCGTGTATCCATGGGACTCATTGAAGAAGATGCTAATGCACTCGAGAGGGAGACAGATGCGTATCTAGTAGATGACCCGGATGACGAGGAGGATCAAGATGACGATGAAACAGAGGAGTTTGACGAGGATGAAGAATCTCGTAATGATG GTCATGCACGCACTCCGGATGAAACCTCCAAAGGTTACAATCTGAGGATTGATCCACCACGTCGCAGTGCTAGTCGCTACACTCCATCTGTCTTCAAAAAGGCGGCCAAGAAATGCAAGAATTTAGTCAAGGATGTGAAGTGGGCCATGAGAAAGTAG